Proteins encoded by one window of Vitis vinifera cultivar Pinot Noir 40024 chromosome 10, ASM3070453v1:
- the LOC100253280 gene encoding U-box domain-containing protein 17 → MASAAIVSSLRRRRSPSLEAFLAPVDLNEVALVRTLATISMELIFAFSDRPWPFQRKNSRSLIRKIEVFLVLLEFLRDCNLSLPSAAVLCFKELYLLLYRSKILLDYCLQSSKLWLLLQNQSISGHFHDLNQEISTLLDVFPMEELELTEDIREQLELLQKQVRRAKLFLDKNDEGLRLRLYSFLDDFGSGRIPDPVELRLFFVDRLGIRDAKSCRAEIEFLEEQIYSHEGDVEPNVAVLNGFVALTRYCRFLLFGFEESEVEMSFGIKKPRKGLITQEIGDTFITVPKDFCCPISLDVMRDPVIISTGQTYDRTSISRWMEEGHCSCPKTGQMLAHPRLVPNRALRNLITQWCTAYGITLDPPDSPDSVVETFAAALPTKAAIEANKATAALLVQQLASGSQGAKTVAAREIRLLAKTGKENRAYIAEAGAIPHLLKLLSSPNSVAQENSVTAMLNLSIYDKNKSRIMDEDGCLGLIVEVLIFGHTTEARENAAATLFSLSAVHDYKKRIADEGGAVEALAGLLREGTPRGRKDAVTALFNLSTHTDNCARMVASGAVTALVAALGTEGVAEEAAGALALIVRRPIGAEAVGREEMAVAGLLGMMRCGTPRGKENAVAALLELCRSGGTAATERVLKAPALAGLLQTLLFTGTKRARRKAASLARVFQRCENAALHFGGLGVGYAFARNSSANTDASFSSEVSMQMPISVPVL, encoded by the coding sequence ATGGCCTCCGCTGCGATAGTATCGTCTCTGCGGCGGCGGAGATCGCCGTCTTTGGAGGCTTTCTTGGCGCCGGTGGATCTAAACGAGGTGGCTCTTGTACGGACACTGGCCACCATCTCCATGGAGCTTATATTTGCGTTTTCCGATAGGCCTTGGCCGTTTCAGCGCAAGAATTCGAGGTCCTTGATTCGGAAAATTGAGGTCTTTCTGGTGCTGTTAGAGTTCCTGAGGGATTGCAATTTGAGTCTGCCTTCGGCGGCGGTGCTTTGCTTCAAGGAGCTTTACCTGCTTCTGTATCGGTCGAAGATACTTCTCGATTATTGCTTGCAATCAAGTAAATTGTGGCTTCTGTTGCAGAACCAGTCGATTTCGGGGCATTTTCATGATCTTAATCAGGAAATTTCGACGCTGTTGGATGTATTTCCGATGGAGGAACTTGAATTGACTGAAGATATAAGGGAGCAGCTTGAGCTTTTGCAGAAACAGGTGAGGAGGGCGAAGTTGTTTCTTGATAAGAATGATGAGGGGTTGAGGCTGAGGTTGTATTCTTTTCTTGATGACTTTGGGAGTGGGCGGATTCCTGATCCAGTGGAGCTGCGGTTGTTTTTTGTGGATAGATTAGGGATTCGGGATGCGAAGAGTTGTAGGGCTGAAATTGAGTTTTTGGAGGAGCAGATTTATAGTCACGAGGGAGATGTTGAGCCGAATGTTGCTGTGCTTAATGGGTTCGTTGCGCTTACTCGATATTGCAGATTCTTGCTATTTGGATTTGAGGAGAGCGAGGTAGAAATGAGTTTTGGGATTAAGAAGCCGAGGAAAGGGTTGATTACTCAAGAAATTGGGGATACCTTCATAACAGTCCCCAAGGACTTTTGTTGCCCCATATCTTTGGATGTGATGCGAGACCCAGTAATAATTTCAACAGGACAGACATATGATCGAACTTCAATATCAAGGTGGATGGAAGAAGGGCATTGTAGTTGCCCAAAGACAGGGCAGATGCTTGCTCACCCTCGCCTTGTTCCCAATCGAGCTCTCAGGAATTTGATCACACAATGGTGCACTGCTTATGGAATCACCTTGGATCCACCAGACAGCCCAGATAGTGTTGTAGAAACTTTTGCAGCAGCTTTGCCAACCAAAGCTGCTATTGAAGCCAACAAAGCCACAGCAGCGCTTCTCGTCCAACAGCTTGCAAGTGGTTCACAGGGTGCAAAGACTGTAGCTGCCCGTGAGATACGTTTATTAGCAAAAACAGGGAAGGAAAACCGTGCGTATATAGCAGAAGCTGGGGCAATCCCCCATCTTCTCAAGCTACTCTCATCTCCAAATTCTGTCGCACAAGAGAATTCTGTAACGGCAATGCTTAACCTATCAATATATGACAAGAACAAAAGCCGAATTATGGATGAGGATGGGTGTTTAGGTTTGATTGTTGAAGTTCTGATATTTGGGCACACAACGGAAGCAAGGGAAAATGCAGCTGCGACATTGTTCAGCCTTTCTGCTGTTCATGATTATAAGAAGAGAATAGCGGACGAGGGTGGGGCAGTTGAAGCCCTGGCAGGGCTGTTGAGAGAGGGAACCCCAAGAGGAAGGAAAGATGCTGTAACGGCTCTATTTAATCTATCAACCCACACAGATAATTGTGCCAGAATGGTAGCGTCAGGGGCTGTAACTGCATTAGTAGCGGCCTTGGGAACTGAGGGGGTTGCAGAGGAAGCAGCGGGAGCATTGGCCTTGATTGTTAGGCGGCCAATTGGGGCTGAAGCAGTAGGGAGGGAGGAAATGGCAGTGGCTGGGTTATTAGGAATGATGCGGTGTGGGACTCCAAGGGGGAAAGAGAATGCAGTTGCAGCATTGCTTGAACTGTGCAGAAGTGGCGGGACAGCTGCAACAGAAAGGGTCCTTAAGGCTCCAGCGCTGGCTGGTTTGCTTCAGACTCTGTTGTTTACAGGTACAAAGCGCGCTAGGAGAAAGGCTGCATCCCTTGCCAGAGTTTTCCAGAGGTGTGAGAATGCAGCCTTGCATTTTGGTGGACTTGGTGTAGGGTATGCATTTGCCAGAAACTCATCTGCAAATACCGATGCAAGCTTTTCTAGTGAGGTTTCCATGCAAATGCCCATTTCAGTGCCTGTTTTGTAG